The Neoarius graeffei isolate fNeoGra1 chromosome 25, fNeoGra1.pri, whole genome shotgun sequence genome includes a region encoding these proteins:
- the LOC132872985 gene encoding uncharacterized protein LOC132872985 isoform X1: protein MAERKRSAVWTLFTAVDKDNATCDVCRKVIHYCDNSQRAMAITKSIAEMIVKDRQPLSVVEHEGFKSLIKTLDPRYRIPTKAATLKDDDWEITQSAAELEPAVAAAQDYGKQGARPKTAKGVESVASWARSSVPATSLTELVRDFLTVQMRADARQEAQVRWDEAMREGLREFFTAMCPHPDYPLSHQMVLSNLLVEKSPRLDFPLATPFQPLGGIQQSELAALSPLQSSGLDHNHPEVPARHTEGPAHHLEAPAHHLEGPSCHPAGPAYSARHTVGPAYFPAGPIYLCYVDLLCFCQCLVMLLPLACAALSLFPGSLSRLSMTGFPIGLLQPSPYLRPPLSRWRALSLVVRLGRRRHTRFAPFLILFTVLIIALVLLVLFLLVSSLCILRSVPGDYFSHVIRSVSESR, encoded by the exons ATGGCGGAGAGAAAGAGAAGCGCTGTGTGGACATTATTCACTGCAGTTGACAAAGACAATGCCACATGTGATGTGTGCAGAAAAGTTATTCACTACTGTG ATAATTCACAAAGAGCCATGGCTATCACGAAGAGCATTGCTGAGATGATCGTGAAGGACCGACAACCCCTCTCTGTGGTTGAACATGAGGGTTTTAAGAGTTTAATCAAGACACTTGATCCCCGCTACAGAATTCCAA CCAAGGCAGCCACACTGAAAGATGATGACTGGGAGATAACTCAATCCGCAGCAGAGCTGGAGCCAGCAGTAGCAGCTGCCCAGGACTATGGAAAACAGGGAGCCAGACCGAAGACTGCAAAGGGAGTGGAAAGTGTAGCATCCTGGGCACGGTCATCTGTTCCAGCCACATCACTAACCGAACTGGTCCGAGATTTCCTCACGGTGCAGATGAGGGCCGACGCCCGGCAAGAGGCACAGGTGAGGTGGGATGAAGCCATGCGGGAGGGACTGCGAGAGTTTTTCACGGCCATGTGTCCTCACCCAGACTACCCCCTCTCACATCAGATGGTGTTATCCAACCTTCTTGTGGAGAAAAGCCCTAGGCTTGACTTTCCTCTGGCAACACCATTCCAGCCCCTGGGAGGTATCCAGCAATCAGAGCTGGCAGCATTAAGTCCTTTGCAGAGTTCAGGTCTTGACCACAACCACCCAGAAGTTCCAGCACGTCACACAGAGGGTCCAGCACATCACCTGGAAGCTCCAGCACACCATCTAGAAGGCCCATCATGCCATCCTGCAGGTCCAGCGTATTCAGCACGTCACACTGTAGGCCCAGCATATTTTCCAGCAGGCCCCATATACCTATGTTACGTGGATCTGTTATGTTTTTGTCAATGCCTTGTAATGCTTTTGCCGCTGGCTTGTGCTGCGCTCTCATTGTTTCCAGGTAGCCTATCCCGACTTTCCATGACTGGCTTCCCTATTGGTCTGCTGCAGCCAAGCCCCTATTTAAGgccgcccttgtcaagatggcgggCGCTCTCTCTGGTCGTTCGTTTGGGCAGACGCCGGCACACACGTTTCGCACCTTTTTTAATATTGTTTACTGTGTTAATTATTGCTTTAGTGTTGTTAGTTTTATTTTTGTTAGTCTCGTCACTTTGTATTCTTCGTTCCGTCCCAGGTGACTACTTTTCTCACGTTATTAGATCAGTTAGTGAGAGCAGGTAA
- the LOC132872985 gene encoding uncharacterized protein LOC132872985 isoform X2 — protein MAITKSIAEMIVKDRQPLSVVEHEGFKSLIKTLDPRYRIPTKAATLKDDDWEITQSAAELEPAVAAAQDYGKQGARPKTAKGVESVASWARSSVPATSLTELVRDFLTVQMRADARQEAQVRWDEAMREGLREFFTAMCPHPDYPLSHQMVLSNLLVEKSPRLDFPLATPFQPLGGIQQSELAALSPLQSSGLDHNHPEVPARHTEGPAHHLEAPAHHLEGPSCHPAGPAYSARHTVGPAYFPAGPIYLCYVDLLCFCQCLVMLLPLACAALSLFPGSLSRLSMTGFPIGLLQPSPYLRPPLSRWRALSLVVRLGRRRHTRFAPFLILFTVLIIALVLLVLFLLVSSLCILRSVPGDYFSHVIRSVSESR, from the exons ATGGCTATCACGAAGAGCATTGCTGAGATGATCGTGAAGGACCGACAACCCCTCTCTGTGGTTGAACATGAGGGTTTTAAGAGTTTAATCAAGACACTTGATCCCCGCTACAGAATTCCAA CCAAGGCAGCCACACTGAAAGATGATGACTGGGAGATAACTCAATCCGCAGCAGAGCTGGAGCCAGCAGTAGCAGCTGCCCAGGACTATGGAAAACAGGGAGCCAGACCGAAGACTGCAAAGGGAGTGGAAAGTGTAGCATCCTGGGCACGGTCATCTGTTCCAGCCACATCACTAACCGAACTGGTCCGAGATTTCCTCACGGTGCAGATGAGGGCCGACGCCCGGCAAGAGGCACAGGTGAGGTGGGATGAAGCCATGCGGGAGGGACTGCGAGAGTTTTTCACGGCCATGTGTCCTCACCCAGACTACCCCCTCTCACATCAGATGGTGTTATCCAACCTTCTTGTGGAGAAAAGCCCTAGGCTTGACTTTCCTCTGGCAACACCATTCCAGCCCCTGGGAGGTATCCAGCAATCAGAGCTGGCAGCATTAAGTCCTTTGCAGAGTTCAGGTCTTGACCACAACCACCCAGAAGTTCCAGCACGTCACACAGAGGGTCCAGCACATCACCTGGAAGCTCCAGCACACCATCTAGAAGGCCCATCATGCCATCCTGCAGGTCCAGCGTATTCAGCACGTCACACTGTAGGCCCAGCATATTTTCCAGCAGGCCCCATATACCTATGTTACGTGGATCTGTTATGTTTTTGTCAATGCCTTGTAATGCTTTTGCCGCTGGCTTGTGCTGCGCTCTCATTGTTTCCAGGTAGCCTATCCCGACTTTCCATGACTGGCTTCCCTATTGGTCTGCTGCAGCCAAGCCCCTATTTAAGgccgcccttgtcaagatggcgggCGCTCTCTCTGGTCGTTCGTTTGGGCAGACGCCGGCACACACGTTTCGCACCTTTTTTAATATTGTTTACTGTGTTAATTATTGCTTTAGTGTTGTTAGTTTTATTTTTGTTAGTCTCGTCACTTTGTATTCTTCGTTCCGTCCCAGGTGACTACTTTTCTCACGTTATTAGATCAGTTAGTGAGAGCAGGTAA